From the genome of Papaver somniferum cultivar HN1 chromosome 2, ASM357369v1, whole genome shotgun sequence, one region includes:
- the LOC113347715 gene encoding pre-mRNA cleavage factor Im 25 kDa subunit 1-like produces the protein MDDQIVDEDDTNSCVVNIYPLRGNYFGSKDAILPKHHIYFDQLQKLKSIYSTNGMRVCVEAVMLVELFKQPHLLVLQMRNSFFKLPGGRLRLGESEIEGLKRKLSNKLSVNGNGVDDNWEVGECLGTWWRSDFETSLCPFLPPHMKSPKECLKLFLVRFPMNKSFVVPKNQKLLVLPLFQVHDNFKTYGQIVSEVPSFLSRFSFNMNNV, from the exons ATGGATGATCAAATAGTCGATGAGGATGACACTAATAGCTGTGTGGTGAACATTTATCCATTAAGGGGTAACTACTTTGGATCAAAAGATGCTATTCTTCCTAAACACCATATCTACTTTGATCAATTACAGAAATTGAAAtccat TTATTCAACAAATGGGATGAGGGTTTGTGTGGAAGCAGTTATGTTG GTTGAATTGTTTAAACAACCTCATTTGCTAGTGTTGCAAATGAGAAATTCTTTCTTTAAGCTTCCTGGTGGTCGATTAAGACTCGGTGAATCAG AGATCGAAGGACTAAAGCGCAAACTCTCAAACAAGCTATCAGTAAATGGAAACGGAGTTGATGACAATTGGGAG GTAGGAGAGTGTCTTGGAACATGGTGGAGATCTGACTTTGAAACTTCCTTATGCCCATTTTTGCCTCCTCACATGAAGAGCCCCAAA GAATGCTTAAAGCTCTTTCTTGTGAGATTTCCAATGAACAAGAGTTTCGTTGTTCCAAAAAATCAAAAGCTTCTGGTATTGCCACTTTTCCAAGTTCATGACAATTTTAAG ACCTACGGCCAGATTGTTTCGGAAGTTCCAAGTTTCCTATCAAGATTTTCCTTCAACATGAATAATGTTTGA
- the LOC113347714 gene encoding cinnamoyl-CoA reductase 2-like: MMRTSIEMNEERMCVTGAGGFLASWVVKFLLSKGYAVHATVRDPNAENCAHLKNLENAAENLHLFKADLLDYNSLYVAITACRGVFHVASPVPSAPVTNPKVELFEPALNGTCNVLKACTKAKVKRVVVVSSIGAVMLNPNWPTDQPMDELSWSDEEYCKTIEDWYCLSKTEAESKAWEYAKKNGLDLVTICPSLIIGPMLQFTVNASSLFLIKILKDGINSDQRMVDVRDVARAILLSYEKPEAEGRYICSAYMAKTQGLVDKLKTMYPKYKCPKRITEAEDQPKMNCEKLQKLGWEYITLEESLADSVKCYQEKSIFDCLAGEKFF; the protein is encoded by the exons ATGATGCGCACTTCGATTGAGATGAACGAAGAAAGAATGTGTGTAACAGGTGCAGGAGGATTTCTTGCTTCATGGGTTGTCAAGTTTCTCCTCTCCAAGGGCTATGCCGTGCATGCAACAGTTAGAGATCCAA ATGCTGAAAATTGTGCTCATCTGAAGAATTTGGAGAACGCCGCGGAAAATCTGCATCTCTTTAAAGCAGATTTGCTCGACTATAACAGCCTCTACGTTGCCATTACAGCATGCAGGGGTGTTTTTCATGTAGCCAGTCCAGTGCCTTCAGCTCCTGTGACCAATCCCAAG GTGGAATTGTTCGAACCCGCTTTGAATGGTACATGTAATGTACTAAAGGCATGTACTAAAGCGAAAGTTAAAAGGGTTGTGGTTGTATCATCTATTGGCGCAGTTATGTTGAACCCCAACTGGCCAACGGATCAACCGATGGACGAGCTGAGTTGGTCTGACGAGGAATATTGCAAAACAATTGAG GACTGGTATTGTCTCTCCAAAACAGAAGCAGAAAGCAAGGCGTGGGAGTATGCAAAGAAGAATGGTCTTGACTTGGTAACCATTTGTCCGTCATTGATTATTGGGCCAATGTTGCAGTTTACAGTGAATGCCAGCAGCTTGTTTTTAATCAAGATTCTGAAAG ATGGGATAAATAGTGACCAGAGGATGGTAGATGTGCGGGATGTGGCTAGAGCAATACTACTGTCATATGAGAAGCCGGAAGCAGAAGGGAGATATATATGCTCTGCGTATATGGCCAAAACACAAGGTTTGGTCGACAAGCTCAAGACCATGTATCCAAAGTACAAATGCCCAAAGAG AATTACTGAAGCTGAGGATCAACCGAAGATGAATTGTGAAAAGTTGCAGAAGTTGGGCTGGGAATACATAACACTTGAAGAAAGTCTTGCTGACTCCGTTAAATGCTATCAAGAGAAGAGCATCTTTGATTGTTTGGCTGGGGAAAAATTCTTCTAG